A region of Pyxidicoccus parkwaysis DNA encodes the following proteins:
- a CDS encoding alkene reductase, producing MSQQPLFTPITVGSLKLPSRIVMAPMTRNRAAEGQVPTPLMAEYYAQRASAGLLITEATQFSLQGYGYPNTPGIHTDAQVAGWRRVTDAVHARGGRIFLQMWHVGRISHPVMQPGGALPVAPSAIAAEGTLYTVEGPKSFVTPRALELSELPGIVQGFANGARRAMEAGFDGVEVHGANGYLLDQFLRDGSNHRTDAYGGSVENRARLLLEVTEAVAGAIGADRTGVRLSPMNPFNSMSDSDPAKTFSYAAGALDKLGLAYLHVMAPVPAPETPRILPLIRERFRGPLMTNGGHTLQSANAVLNDKLADLVSFGSTFLANPDLPERLLKGAPLNTPDSSTFYGGDARGYTDYPALTA from the coding sequence ATGTCGCAGCAGCCCCTGTTCACGCCCATCACCGTGGGCTCCCTGAAGCTTCCCAGCCGCATCGTCATGGCGCCCATGACGCGCAACCGCGCCGCGGAGGGACAGGTGCCCACGCCGCTGATGGCGGAGTACTACGCGCAGCGCGCGTCAGCGGGACTCCTCATCACCGAGGCTACGCAGTTCTCGCTCCAGGGCTACGGCTACCCGAACACGCCGGGCATCCACACCGACGCGCAGGTGGCGGGCTGGCGCCGCGTCACGGACGCCGTGCACGCGCGCGGCGGGCGCATCTTCCTCCAGATGTGGCACGTCGGGCGCATCTCCCACCCGGTGATGCAGCCGGGCGGGGCGCTGCCGGTGGCGCCGTCCGCCATTGCCGCCGAGGGCACGCTCTACACGGTGGAAGGTCCCAAGTCCTTCGTCACGCCGCGCGCGCTGGAGTTGAGTGAGCTGCCGGGCATCGTCCAGGGCTTCGCCAACGGTGCGCGCCGGGCGATGGAAGCGGGCTTCGACGGCGTGGAGGTGCACGGCGCGAATGGCTACCTGCTCGACCAGTTCCTGCGAGACGGCAGCAACCACCGTACGGATGCGTATGGCGGCAGCGTGGAGAATCGCGCGCGGCTGTTGCTGGAGGTGACGGAGGCCGTCGCGGGCGCCATTGGCGCGGACCGGACGGGCGTGCGGCTGTCGCCGATGAATCCGTTCAACAGCATGTCGGACTCGGACCCGGCGAAGACGTTCAGCTACGCGGCGGGGGCGCTCGACAAGTTGGGCCTGGCGTACCTGCACGTGATGGCGCCGGTGCCGGCCCCGGAGACGCCTCGAATCCTCCCGCTCATCCGCGAGCGCTTCCGCGGGCCGCTGATGACCAATGGCGGGCACACGCTCCAGAGCGCCAACGCCGTCCTCAATGACAAGCTCGCGGACCTGGTGTCCTTCGGCTCGACGTTCCTGGCCAACCCGGACCTGCCCGAGCGACTGCTGAAGGGCGCGCCGCTCAACACGCCTGATTCGAGCACCTTCTACGGCGGCGACGCGCGCGGCTACACGGACTACCCGGCGCTGACGGCGTGA
- a CDS encoding alpha-ketoglutarate-dependent dioxygenase AlkB, which translates to MTFSPHRGRSPGLKVRQRTPGHHYNASFLSAVDKAEIIAWLGTLHPLWEERYSKHFPPPPGQSQRRLLRPVYWLGNWQFACLDYYRPPKGVLNRCVKAEPFPAVLQRQVTKIEELARRMFRGPDMPKGWHLNTCLVNFYGSRLEDGRWVDTARVGEHKDFEPGPVASLSFGERALIQFVTSTRPGERDEVVLEQWLDDGALQLFGGARWKEQTFHRVQRVDTRAGHVMPPELPDFRTRRINLTFRYVPDEHVIPFAKLTPEAREDVRPYMAELAKGSAYFRAELDKEG; encoded by the coding sequence ATGACCTTCTCTCCCCACCGGGGGCGCTCGCCGGGCCTCAAGGTCCGCCAGCGCACCCCGGGCCATCACTACAACGCGAGCTTCCTGTCCGCCGTGGACAAGGCGGAAATCATCGCGTGGCTGGGCACGCTCCACCCGCTGTGGGAGGAGCGCTACTCGAAGCACTTCCCGCCACCGCCGGGGCAGTCGCAGCGGCGGCTGTTGCGGCCGGTGTACTGGCTGGGCAACTGGCAGTTCGCGTGCCTCGACTACTACCGCCCGCCGAAGGGCGTGCTGAACCGCTGCGTGAAGGCCGAGCCCTTCCCGGCGGTGCTCCAGCGGCAGGTGACGAAGATTGAAGAGCTGGCGCGGCGGATGTTCCGGGGACCGGACATGCCGAAGGGCTGGCACCTCAACACATGCCTGGTGAACTTCTACGGCAGCCGCCTGGAGGACGGGCGCTGGGTGGACACCGCGCGAGTCGGTGAGCACAAGGACTTCGAGCCGGGGCCGGTGGCCTCGCTGTCCTTCGGCGAGCGGGCCCTCATCCAGTTCGTCACCTCCACCCGCCCGGGCGAGCGCGACGAGGTGGTGCTGGAGCAGTGGCTCGACGACGGAGCGCTCCAGCTCTTCGGCGGCGCGCGCTGGAAGGAACAGACGTTCCACCGCGTGCAGCGGGTGGACACGCGGGCGGGCCATGTCATGCCGCCGGAGTTGCCGGACTTCCGCACGCGCCGCATCAACCTGACGTTCCGCTACGTGCCCGATGAGCACGTGATTCCCTTCGCGAAGCTGACGCCCGAGGCCCGCGAGGACGTGCGGCCATACATGGCGGAGCTGGCGAAGGGCAGCGCGTACTTCCGCGCGGAGCTGGACAAGGAGGGCTGA
- a CDS encoding cytochrome P450, whose translation MSTASAPASRAVSAPLPPGPKGELFLGNLRALRRNPLTFFPAQVREYGDVVRLRVGPMSLTLLAHPDHVRHVLQDNARNYNKQTRGFAVVRELLGQGLLTSEGDFWLRQRRLAQPAFHRQRLAGFASTMVKTTEELVQALEPRITSGQPFDVAEDLTHLTLRIAGLTLFGTDLGGDSRAVGDALGRVQTAANERLTQLIPLPRALPLPSHRRFERDAATLDRVVRSIIERRRREGGEHHDLLQMLMEARDEDTGERMSDTQLRDEVLTLLLAGHETTASTLAWTVMLLSQHPGVRRQLEAELSRELAGRVPTVEDIPRLALTRRVVDESLRLYPPAWIFSRAAIQDDVVGGYRIPRGSYVLILPWVLHRHPKLWENADAFDPDRFLAEKERERPRFTFFPFGGGPRQCIGNQFALMELVLVLATLLQRVRFDLAPGHPLAPAPAITLRPRPGVWVTAARAHAVSAG comes from the coding sequence ATGTCCACCGCCTCCGCCCCCGCATCCCGCGCCGTCTCCGCCCCGCTTCCCCCCGGCCCCAAGGGTGAGCTGTTCCTGGGCAACCTGCGCGCCCTGCGCAGGAATCCCCTGACCTTCTTCCCCGCCCAGGTGCGCGAGTACGGCGACGTGGTGCGCCTGCGCGTCGGCCCCATGTCCCTGACGCTGCTGGCCCACCCGGACCACGTGCGCCACGTGCTCCAGGACAACGCGCGCAACTACAACAAGCAGACGCGCGGCTTCGCGGTGGTGCGCGAGCTGCTCGGCCAGGGCCTGCTCACCAGCGAGGGAGACTTCTGGCTCCGGCAGCGTCGCCTCGCCCAGCCCGCCTTCCACCGCCAGCGGCTCGCCGGCTTCGCCAGCACGATGGTGAAGACGACGGAAGAACTGGTCCAGGCGTTGGAGCCCCGCATCACCAGCGGCCAGCCCTTCGACGTGGCCGAGGACCTCACGCACCTGACGCTGCGCATCGCCGGGCTCACCCTCTTCGGCACGGACCTGGGCGGAGACTCCCGCGCGGTGGGCGACGCGCTGGGCCGCGTGCAGACGGCCGCCAACGAGCGCCTCACGCAGCTCATCCCGCTGCCGCGCGCCCTGCCCCTGCCTTCGCACCGGCGCTTCGAGAGGGACGCGGCCACGCTGGACCGCGTGGTGCGCTCCATCATCGAGCGCCGCCGCCGCGAGGGCGGTGAGCACCATGACCTGCTGCAGATGCTGATGGAGGCGCGCGACGAGGACACCGGCGAGCGCATGAGCGACACGCAGCTGCGCGACGAGGTGCTGACGCTGCTGCTCGCCGGGCACGAGACGACGGCCAGCACGCTCGCGTGGACGGTGATGTTGCTCTCGCAGCACCCCGGCGTGCGCCGGCAATTGGAGGCCGAGCTGTCACGGGAGCTGGCGGGCCGCGTGCCCACGGTGGAGGACATTCCCAGGCTCGCGCTCACCCGCCGCGTGGTGGACGAGTCGCTGCGCCTCTACCCGCCCGCGTGGATTTTCTCCCGCGCCGCCATCCAGGACGACGTCGTGGGCGGCTACCGCATCCCCCGGGGCTCGTACGTGCTCATCCTGCCGTGGGTGCTGCACCGCCATCCGAAGCTCTGGGAGAACGCGGACGCGTTCGACCCGGACCGCTTCCTCGCAGAGAAGGAGCGCGAGCGTCCGCGCTTCACCTTCTTCCCCTTCGGTGGTGGCCCGCGCCAGTGCATCGGCAACCAGTTCGCGCTGATGGAGTTGGTGCTCGTGCTGGCCACGCTGCTCCAGCGCGTGCGCTTCGATTTGGCGCCAGGCCATCCGCTGGCGCCGGCACCCGCCATCACCCTGCGCCCCCGGCCGGGCGTCTGGGTGACAGCGGCCCGCGCTCACGCCGTCAGCGCCGGGTAG
- a CDS encoding TonB family protein → MPLDTLFFRTRRVALVTLLALAVAPVALAAAGSPRLEAFFQNELKDSAYQQKLYSRVAGKWRQPKGTPALGRKTVVQAVIGRDGKLMSATVTTASGSKAWDAAALDAVKKAAPFAPLPASYSQSTLDAHFHVSWVAGP, encoded by the coding sequence TTGCCCCTGGACACCTTGTTCTTCCGCACCCGACGCGTGGCCCTCGTGACGCTGCTCGCACTGGCCGTGGCCCCCGTGGCCCTGGCCGCCGCCGGCAGTCCCCGGCTGGAGGCCTTCTTCCAGAACGAGCTGAAGGATTCTGCCTATCAGCAGAAGCTCTACTCTCGCGTGGCCGGGAAGTGGCGGCAGCCGAAGGGCACGCCCGCGCTGGGGCGGAAGACGGTGGTGCAGGCGGTGATTGGCCGGGACGGGAAGCTGATGTCCGCCACCGTGACGACGGCGTCGGGCTCGAAGGCGTGGGACGCGGCGGCGCTGGACGCGGTGAAGAAGGCCGCACCTTTTGCGCCGCTGCCGGCGAGCTACTCGCAGTCCACGCTGGATGCCCACTTCCACGTGTCCTGGGTGGCCGGCCCGTAG
- a CDS encoding ArsR/SmtB family transcription factor encodes MAPSAPQLSDPASIARRAKVFKALSDPCRVRIVEMLMKKKEMCGMELAEALGVSVALLSHHGKVLEAAGIISKRKEGPHAFCFLNRELLAETFRGFVE; translated from the coding sequence GTGGCACCTTCCGCTCCCCAGCTCTCCGACCCGGCGTCCATCGCCCGCCGCGCCAAGGTCTTCAAGGCGCTCTCGGACCCGTGCCGCGTCCGCATCGTGGAGATGCTGATGAAGAAGAAGGAGATGTGCGGGATGGAGCTCGCGGAGGCGCTGGGCGTGAGCGTGGCGCTGCTGTCCCACCACGGAAAGGTGCTGGAGGCCGCGGGCATCATCTCCAAGCGGAAGGAAGGTCCCCACGCCTTCTGCTTCCTCAACCGCGAGCTGCTCGCGGAGACCTTCCGCGGCTTCGTGGAGTGA
- the deoD gene encoding purine-nucleoside phosphorylase yields MATPHISAAPGDFADVVLMPGDPLRARHISERFLEEARGVTSVRNMYGFTGTYRGRKVSVMGHGMGIPSISIYATELIKTYGARVLIRVGSCGALRHDVKLRDVIVATGAGTDSKVNRMRLMDHDFPAVPDFMLARRAMEAAEKRGRPVRAGPVFSSDLFYHPQEQLNATLARMGMLAVEMEVAGLYGIAAETGARALALLTVSDHLLTHEALSPQERQTSFEEMIELALDVAVAEPVPPAVAPKAG; encoded by the coding sequence ATGGCTACTCCTCATATCTCCGCCGCACCCGGTGACTTCGCCGACGTGGTGCTGATGCCCGGCGACCCGCTGCGGGCCCGTCACATCTCCGAGCGCTTCCTCGAGGAGGCGCGCGGCGTCACCTCCGTGCGCAACATGTATGGCTTCACCGGTACCTATCGCGGCCGAAAGGTGTCGGTGATGGGGCACGGCATGGGCATCCCCTCCATCTCCATCTACGCCACCGAGCTCATCAAGACGTACGGCGCGCGCGTCCTCATCCGCGTGGGGAGCTGCGGCGCCCTGCGCCACGACGTGAAGCTGCGCGACGTCATCGTCGCCACCGGCGCCGGCACCGACTCGAAGGTGAACCGGATGCGCCTCATGGACCACGACTTCCCCGCGGTACCGGACTTCATGCTGGCGCGGCGCGCGATGGAGGCGGCGGAGAAGCGCGGCCGTCCGGTGCGCGCCGGGCCCGTCTTCTCGTCGGACCTCTTCTACCATCCGCAGGAGCAGCTCAACGCCACGCTGGCGCGCATGGGCATGCTCGCGGTGGAGATGGAAGTGGCGGGGCTCTACGGCATCGCCGCCGAGACGGGCGCCCGCGCGCTCGCGCTGCTCACCGTGTCCGACCACCTGCTGACGCATGAGGCGCTCAGCCCGCAGGAGCGGCAGACCTCCTTCGAGGAGATGATCGAGCTCGCGCTCGACGTCGCCGTCGCGGAGCCGGTGCCTCCGGCCGTGGCCCCGAAGGCGGGCTGA
- a CDS encoding abortive infection system antitoxin AbiGi family protein: MSDFVVHFTKPGAPYHDAYQNMMSILGSRTLIPGAEGFGLSRKEPSVAERHRSVCFSEIPLDQLARLVQRRSLYGIAFSKSYILSQGGGPVWYVQYGSPAHLALKHQVQQALTAKEPQREPIWSMTPFVDIQGDTHNAPYSYRFDWEREWRVPGLLRFTEYDVAALFLPEELHATARGFFEWAVKEKAGPGYFCPCLDPLWKAEQIAQALAKHAEESASLKAG; encoded by the coding sequence ATGAGCGACTTCGTGGTGCACTTCACGAAGCCGGGTGCGCCCTACCATGACGCCTACCAGAACATGATGAGCATCCTCGGTTCGCGGACGCTCATCCCCGGCGCGGAGGGCTTCGGCCTCTCCCGCAAGGAGCCCAGCGTCGCCGAGCGCCACCGCTCGGTGTGCTTCAGCGAGATTCCGTTGGACCAGCTCGCGAGGCTCGTGCAGCGCCGAAGCCTGTACGGCATCGCCTTCAGCAAGAGCTACATCCTGTCGCAGGGCGGAGGCCCCGTCTGGTACGTGCAGTACGGCTCGCCCGCGCACCTCGCGCTGAAGCACCAGGTGCAGCAGGCGCTGACGGCGAAGGAGCCACAGCGCGAGCCCATCTGGTCCATGACGCCCTTCGTGGACATCCAGGGCGACACCCACAACGCGCCCTACAGCTACCGCTTCGACTGGGAGCGCGAGTGGCGCGTGCCCGGCCTCCTGCGCTTCACCGAGTACGACGTCGCCGCCCTCTTCCTCCCCGAGGAGCTGCACGCCACCGCGCGCGGCTTCTTCGAGTGGGCCGTGAAGGAGAAGGCGGGCCCCGGCTACTTCTGCCCCTGCCTGGACCCGCTGTGGAAGGCCGAGCAGATTGCCCAGGCCCTGGCGAAACACGCCGAAGAGTCCGCGAGCCTCAAGGCGGGGTAG
- a CDS encoding LysM peptidoglycan-binding domain-containing protein, which yields MRYPIWLLLVCAGCAARVAPTAGTAPALAAVRPEVSDAPRAEAPPAPAPTPAPAVESPAPVATAPASAPEGSCPLSAEDAEGEDDDAAEVADGEAGGDAGDDGESPEAVASGEVPTGPVYSADISDEDLARRWKNEIGTLGSMAVGFVQSGRLVNGKRFPNGPEWIVVSPEVAWATEETIDYLTTAIREVRAKYPEAPPLRVNGISNKEGGYLRPHKSHQNGRDVDVGFYYPTVDPIREREREKYINVPLNWALLRALITKTDVQMVLVDKRVRQVIYNYALSIGEDKAWLDSLFNDGPNGVIRHARRHRDHFHVRFHNPRAQELGRRVQPLLALQPEYNVTTHKIRNGDTLGGIALKYNSTIAMIKKANRMRNNFLRAGQRLSVPLRGPCTHCPVPPPFLLPPRRLPPEALTSPALVAAKAQAALDCKTAAVAAEKAAVPAAAGSAGVNAAAAAVAASAEKTAAPAVAAQAGENAASSEKVVVPAVAAPAVDNAVQPAAAVVASPADVKAATPAVAKTAEGTSTDATAAKTSETAASAPAVKAAAAATVSAPAVGTGAAEGASVGISHGR from the coding sequence GTGCGTTACCCAATCTGGCTCCTGCTCGTCTGCGCCGGCTGTGCCGCGCGCGTGGCCCCCACTGCTGGCACTGCGCCGGCCCTCGCCGCCGTGCGTCCCGAGGTCTCGGACGCGCCGCGTGCCGAGGCGCCGCCGGCTCCTGCCCCGACACCGGCTCCGGCCGTCGAGAGTCCGGCGCCCGTGGCCACGGCTCCGGCCTCCGCGCCTGAGGGAAGCTGCCCGCTGTCCGCCGAGGACGCGGAGGGCGAGGACGACGACGCGGCCGAGGTCGCCGACGGCGAAGCGGGTGGAGACGCGGGTGATGACGGTGAGTCGCCGGAGGCCGTGGCCTCGGGCGAGGTGCCGACGGGGCCGGTGTACTCGGCGGACATCTCCGACGAGGACCTGGCGCGCCGGTGGAAGAACGAGATCGGGACGCTCGGCTCCATGGCCGTGGGCTTCGTGCAGAGCGGCCGGCTGGTGAACGGGAAGCGCTTCCCGAACGGGCCGGAGTGGATTGTCGTCTCGCCCGAGGTGGCGTGGGCCACCGAGGAGACCATCGACTACCTGACCACGGCCATCCGCGAGGTGCGCGCGAAGTACCCGGAGGCGCCGCCGCTGCGGGTCAACGGCATCAGCAACAAGGAGGGCGGCTACCTGCGCCCCCACAAGAGCCACCAGAACGGCCGGGACGTGGACGTCGGCTTCTACTACCCGACGGTGGACCCCATCCGCGAGCGCGAGCGTGAGAAGTACATCAACGTGCCGCTCAACTGGGCGCTCCTGCGCGCGCTGATTACGAAGACGGACGTGCAGATGGTGCTGGTGGACAAGCGCGTGCGGCAGGTCATCTACAACTACGCGCTGTCCATCGGTGAGGACAAGGCGTGGCTGGACTCGCTCTTCAACGACGGGCCGAACGGCGTCATCCGCCACGCGCGCCGGCACCGTGACCACTTCCACGTGCGCTTCCACAACCCGCGCGCTCAGGAGCTGGGCCGCCGCGTGCAGCCGCTGCTGGCGCTCCAGCCCGAGTACAACGTCACCACGCACAAGATTCGCAACGGCGACACGCTGGGCGGCATCGCGCTGAAGTACAACTCGACGATTGCGATGATCAAGAAGGCGAACCGGATGCGCAATAACTTCCTGCGCGCCGGTCAGCGGCTGTCCGTGCCGCTGCGCGGGCCCTGCACGCACTGCCCCGTGCCGCCGCCGTTCCTGCTGCCTCCGCGCCGGCTGCCTCCCGAGGCTTTGACGTCTCCTGCGCTCGTGGCCGCGAAGGCCCAGGCCGCGCTGGACTGCAAGACGGCGGCTGTCGCGGCTGAGAAGGCCGCCGTGCCTGCCGCCGCCGGTTCGGCGGGTGTGAATGCGGCTGCTGCCGCCGTGGCTGCTTCGGCGGAGAAGACGGCTGCGCCCGCTGTGGCTGCTCAGGCCGGTGAGAACGCTGCATCGTCCGAGAAGGTGGTTGTGCCCGCCGTGGCCGCGCCCGCCGTGGACAATGCTGTTCAGCCCGCTGCGGCGGTGGTCGCCTCGCCTGCCGATGTGAAGGCTGCCACGCCCGCAGTGGCGAAGACCGCCGAGGGCACTTCGACCGACGCCACCGCTGCGAAGACCTCCGAGACTGCTGCTTCCGCGCCTGCGGTGAAGGCCGCTGCCGCCGCGACCGTGTCCGCGCCCGCCGTGGGCACTGGCGCCGCCGAGGGTGCCTCGGTCGGCATCTCGCACGGGCGCTGA